One Methanolobus sp. WCC4 DNA segment encodes these proteins:
- a CDS encoding CYTH domain-containing protein gives MEIEAKFIVSERDLFDSLMNIDQIEGFDVQDAVVKEFRDTYLDTVDMAIYGSGFSFRCREKPGKVVYTIKSLKSSGSLIHMREEVEFSMPEKLPVRQWDNCVLRKRVLEMIGSGELYPLFTVEHKRTDLKVMGPTGQIAELSFDDVTIACDDNEKSYLELEVELMGEGKEEVLHRIAEFFRDEIGLTVGSSSKFDNGFELYMENIRRDAERYDCGEIPETKDITFLPLREMFDEYNVEQDHARKVTENSLILFDALKPIHGLDDGLRQTMRFAALVHDIGVMTDAKTHHKVGRDILLSSCPEELPCPLCLFLPWTTFLHKKRIDRNKLLKLAQKNKFASLPLKMQDDILKMASILRMADGMDISRMNTRIVEIDLDKEDIVVRLHGRAAGVDADRADTKADLWRLLFEKDIYFREDY, from the coding sequence ATGGAAATTGAAGCCAAGTTCATTGTATCGGAACGTGACCTTTTTGACAGCCTTATGAACATCGACCAGATAGAGGGGTTCGATGTTCAGGATGCAGTTGTCAAAGAATTCAGGGATACCTATCTTGATACTGTGGACATGGCCATATATGGTTCCGGTTTTTCGTTCCGTTGCAGGGAGAAGCCGGGTAAGGTCGTCTACACTATCAAGTCCCTGAAAAGTTCCGGTTCCCTTATCCACATGAGGGAAGAGGTGGAGTTCAGTATGCCAGAGAAGCTTCCTGTCAGGCAGTGGGACAACTGTGTACTCAGGAAAAGGGTGCTGGAGATGATAGGTTCAGGTGAACTGTATCCACTTTTTACAGTGGAACACAAAAGGACCGATCTCAAAGTAATGGGTCCCACCGGGCAGATCGCTGAGTTGAGCTTCGATGATGTGACCATCGCCTGTGACGATAATGAGAAGAGCTATCTTGAACTTGAAGTTGAGCTTATGGGTGAAGGCAAAGAGGAGGTCCTTCACAGAATAGCTGAATTCTTCAGGGATGAGATCGGCCTTACTGTGGGAAGCAGTTCCAAGTTCGACAATGGTTTTGAACTCTATATGGAAAATATCCGCAGGGATGCAGAAAGATATGACTGTGGTGAAATCCCCGAAACAAAGGATATCACTTTCCTTCCTTTGAGAGAGATGTTCGATGAGTATAATGTAGAACAGGACCATGCACGCAAGGTTACTGAGAATTCTCTCATCCTTTTTGATGCCTTGAAGCCGATCCATGGTCTGGATGACGGACTTCGTCAGACAATGAGATTTGCAGCACTGGTGCATGATATCGGTGTCATGACAGATGCGAAGACCCATCATAAGGTGGGAAGGGACATCCTCCTGAGCTCATGCCCGGAGGAACTTCCATGTCCTCTCTGTCTGTTCCTCCCATGGACAACATTCCTTCATAAGAAAAGGATCGACAGGAACAAATTGTTGAAACTGGCTCAGAAGAACAAGTTTGCCAGCCTGCCTTTAAAGATGCAGGATGACATCCTTAAAATGGCATCCATATTGCGGATGGCAGACGGTATGGATATCAGCAGGATGAACACCAGGATAGTTGAAATCGACCTTGATAAAGAGGACATCGTGGTCAGGTTACATGGAAGAGCTGCCGGAGTGGATGCCGACAGGGCTGATACCAAAGCAGACCTCTGGCGACTGCTTTTTGAAAAGGATATCTATTTCAGGGAAGACTACTGA
- the pap gene encoding polyphosphate:AMP phosphotransferase has translation MLENVDLSKKLSKKDYDNVIDELQIHIGELQRKAWKMDIPVIIVFEGWHASGMTEIINRFLLALNPMGFDLYTTGKPCHQEEQKPLLWRFWIKIPKKGSIAIFDRSWYRRAIIEHDGKGKADSRMPKCLDGITYFERQLTDEGYLLIKFFLHVSKEEQERRYQELKRDGVPLFIVEEEELEYLNEYDRHLPMIEGILERTDRAHAPWTIIEAEDRNFATVKVLAKTIESIESKIVEVENTVKATQGHHPENCIIPNIDSSILEKVDMDKSLTFKEYKKQKKACQKKIAKLQYELFRNQIPLIVVFEGWDASGKGGGIKRFAQKLNPRLYRVTPVGVPSEYDLAHHYLWRFYNEIPEAGHIGIYDRSWYGRVLVERVEKLCNTHEWKRAYREINEFEETLTNYGAIIIKFWTHIDKGEQLNRFKQRENTAHKQWKITPDDWRNREKWDLYLNAADEMLQKTSTTRAPWTIVEANDKYYARIKILETIIERIESELEQRGLQ, from the coding sequence ATGCTTGAAAATGTGGATCTCTCAAAGAAACTCAGCAAAAAAGATTACGATAATGTGATCGATGAACTACAGATACACATTGGAGAGCTGCAGAGAAAAGCATGGAAGATGGACATACCTGTCATCATAGTCTTTGAAGGATGGCATGCATCCGGTATGACAGAGATAATCAACCGGTTCCTTCTGGCACTCAACCCAATGGGATTCGACCTCTATACCACCGGTAAGCCCTGCCACCAGGAAGAACAAAAACCACTTCTATGGCGTTTCTGGATAAAGATACCAAAGAAAGGGAGTATCGCTATCTTTGACAGGAGCTGGTACCGCAGGGCAATAATAGAACACGACGGCAAAGGAAAAGCAGACAGTCGTATGCCAAAATGCCTTGACGGTATAACTTATTTCGAAAGACAGCTCACTGACGAAGGATACCTTCTTATCAAATTCTTCCTTCATGTCAGCAAAGAGGAACAGGAAAGAAGATACCAGGAACTGAAAAGGGATGGAGTTCCACTTTTTATTGTAGAGGAAGAAGAGCTGGAGTATCTCAATGAGTATGACAGACATCTTCCGATGATAGAAGGGATCCTTGAAAGGACTGACAGAGCACATGCACCCTGGACCATCATTGAAGCAGAGGACAGGAACTTCGCCACTGTAAAGGTGCTGGCAAAGACCATCGAATCGATAGAAAGTAAGATCGTCGAGGTTGAGAACACTGTAAAAGCAACTCAAGGTCACCATCCTGAGAACTGCATCATCCCCAACATAGATTCATCGATACTTGAAAAGGTTGACATGGACAAGAGCCTTACTTTCAAGGAATACAAAAAGCAAAAAAAGGCCTGCCAGAAAAAGATAGCGAAGCTGCAATATGAACTGTTCAGGAATCAGATACCACTTATCGTAGTGTTCGAAGGCTGGGATGCTTCCGGGAAGGGAGGTGGTATTAAACGGTTTGCACAGAAACTGAACCCACGCTTATACCGTGTGACACCTGTGGGAGTGCCTTCAGAATACGACCTGGCACATCATTACCTTTGGAGGTTCTACAACGAGATACCTGAAGCAGGCCATATTGGCATATATGACAGGAGCTGGTATGGCAGGGTGCTTGTGGAAAGGGTTGAGAAACTGTGCAATACCCATGAATGGAAGCGTGCTTACAGGGAGATCAACGAGTTCGAGGAAACCCTTACGAACTACGGTGCCATAATCATCAAGTTCTGGACCCATATCGACAAGGGAGAACAGCTTAACAGGTTCAAGCAACGTGAGAACACAGCCCATAAACAGTGGAAGATCACACCTGACGACTGGCGTAACCGCGAGAAATGGGACCTCTATCTCAATGCTGCAGACGAGATGCTACAGAAGACAAGCACTACCCGGGCACCCTGGACAATCGTAGAAGCCAATGACAAGTACTATGCGAGGATCAAGATACTTGAGACGATCATCGAACGCATAGAAAGCGAACTGGAGCAACGTGGGCTTCAGTAG
- a CDS encoding MgtC/SapB family protein, translating to MHFILLEKILLSLMIGILVGLEREHWRADKKIFAGVRTFSITCMTGTIATILTEHTGMWMLILTTLLVAFASAAIIYSLNVLKGKSGLTTAIALFCTYLLGIIVAYELYLIAIVSALILTFLLIEKKPLHSFAEHLSEEDINSALKFLAVAFVLYPIMPEEPLFGILRLKSAILIVVLVSFISFVSYLSLKRMGPEAGIPYSGLFGGFISSEATVAALSGLSKKRPILTDSIHVGAMLSVVSMIISNTLIALIADPGADTALMMAPPFIVMGFIAMVVVALKWKKNVTTEESIEIGSPFALGPAFKFGAVFTILLVVANFANEYGGAGGAYVTALGGIVSSSAVTASVAALAFSGNLSTQTAAETAILAGLISTLSKIFYIRITGSPELSRRSLLSFLAIVIAGSITLVVWSFYIRSYILQ from the coding sequence TTGCACTTCATACTTCTGGAAAAGATATTGCTTTCTCTGATGATAGGCATACTTGTAGGACTTGAGAGAGAACACTGGCGTGCTGATAAGAAGATATTCGCTGGTGTGAGGACCTTTTCTATAACATGTATGACAGGAACCATTGCCACCATACTTACAGAACATACAGGCATGTGGATGCTTATTCTTACCACTCTGCTTGTGGCATTTGCCTCAGCAGCTATCATATATTCACTCAACGTCCTCAAAGGCAAATCAGGACTGACGACTGCCATCGCACTCTTCTGTACATATCTGTTAGGTATCATCGTTGCCTATGAGCTATACCTGATAGCCATAGTCTCAGCACTGATACTGACCTTCCTCCTAATAGAGAAGAAACCTCTACATTCATTCGCAGAACATCTATCTGAGGAAGATATCAACAGTGCCCTGAAGTTCCTGGCAGTTGCATTTGTGCTCTATCCCATCATGCCGGAAGAACCACTCTTTGGCATTCTCAGGCTAAAGTCAGCGATCCTCATTGTAGTTCTCGTCTCATTCATCAGCTTTGTGAGCTACCTATCCCTGAAAAGGATGGGACCGGAAGCAGGCATCCCATATTCGGGACTTTTTGGTGGGTTCATAAGCAGTGAAGCGACAGTAGCTGCACTTTCCGGATTGTCAAAGAAAAGACCGATACTCACGGATTCCATCCATGTAGGAGCCATGCTCTCTGTTGTGTCAATGATCATAAGTAATACCCTGATAGCACTCATAGCAGACCCCGGCGCAGATACTGCCCTGATGATGGCTCCACCATTCATTGTAATGGGATTTATTGCCATGGTTGTTGTTGCACTGAAATGGAAGAAGAACGTGACGACAGAAGAGAGTATTGAGATAGGTTCACCCTTCGCACTTGGTCCTGCATTCAAATTTGGGGCTGTGTTCACAATACTTCTGGTAGTAGCTAATTTTGCTAATGAATACGGGGGAGCTGGAGGAGCATATGTTACAGCCCTTGGAGGCATCGTCAGTAGTTCTGCCGTTACGGCATCAGTTGCTGCGCTGGCATTCTCGGGAAACCTCTCTACACAGACGGCTGCAGAAACGGCCATCCTTGCCGGACTCATCAGCACCCTCAGCAAAATATTCTATATAAGGATCACAGGCTCACCTGAACTTTCCAGGAGATCACTGTTGTCTTTCCTCGCAATTGTGATAGCCGGTTCAATTACACTGGTAGTATGGAGCTTTTACATACGCTCATACATTCTTCAATGA
- a CDS encoding 4Fe-4S binding protein produces MPLVIKTKCVSCKKCVRKCPVDAIDMVKGKALIVEDKCINCGKCIKICPVKAILRDRDIVKYQISADLDDVKDSLSKYKSKKAKKRLVKSQLRQIRLQQKVLRGKMKALKHLKL; encoded by the coding sequence GTGCCATTGGTAATTAAAACGAAATGTGTATCCTGCAAGAAGTGTGTCAGGAAGTGTCCGGTAGATGCCATCGATATGGTAAAAGGGAAAGCACTTATCGTTGAAGATAAATGTATCAACTGTGGAAAGTGCATTAAGATATGTCCGGTAAAAGCTATACTCAGGGACAGGGATATTGTAAAGTATCAGATAAGTGCCGATCTTGATGATGTAAAGGATTCACTTTCAAAGTACAAGAGCAAGAAAGCTAAGAAGAGACTGGTGAAAAGTCAGCTCCGGCAGATAAGGTTGCAACAGAAGGTCCTTCGTGGAAAGATGAAGGCACTGAAACATCTCAAGCTCTGA
- a CDS encoding CHAD domain-containing protein, with amino-acid sequence MSSNEVNVPATAPVPSSEVKEDSPVSTILVPFSEFRSMKRTDIKAADTMREAARKILMFHFGVMIEHERGTRVGKDIEELHDMRVAAMRMRSIIEVLEDYLDMKKMYPHYRNIKRTRKVLGSVRDLDVFLEVIDHYLEDKPPEAREGMDPLTDSILIERAKQRGNMLIYLDDVKYNKFKEEFAGYLLQRKFWKMKTSKKNDEPVPCRVVDVLPVLIYTQLATVRSYADLLEKETMDPYLEKYHQLRIDVKILRYTLEFFKEVLGDESKDVIKDLKALQDNLGDMHDTVVALELLENFEKYGRWGAADKKQIAASNGLRDYPGVDAYIEYRKQELQNLVDGFPEVWARVIEPDLSVRLSQAIAGIYNS; translated from the coding sequence ATGTCATCAAATGAGGTAAATGTTCCTGCTACTGCACCAGTTCCTTCCTCAGAGGTGAAGGAAGATTCTCCGGTGAGCACTATCCTGGTACCATTCTCTGAATTTCGGTCCATGAAAAGGACCGACATCAAGGCAGCAGACACGATGCGTGAGGCTGCACGTAAGATACTGATGTTCCATTTCGGAGTGATGATCGAGCATGAAAGAGGTACCAGGGTAGGGAAGGACATCGAGGAACTTCATGATATGAGGGTTGCAGCAATGCGTATGCGTTCTATCATCGAGGTCCTTGAGGACTATCTTGACATGAAGAAGATGTATCCTCATTACAGGAATATCAAGAGGACAAGAAAGGTGCTTGGTTCAGTACGTGACCTGGACGTCTTCCTTGAGGTTATCGATCATTATCTTGAGGACAAGCCACCCGAGGCAAGGGAGGGAATGGACCCGCTAACTGATTCGATCCTTATCGAGAGGGCAAAACAGCGTGGTAATATGCTTATCTATCTGGACGATGTGAAGTACAATAAGTTCAAGGAAGAGTTTGCCGGCTACCTGCTTCAAAGGAAGTTCTGGAAGATGAAGACTTCAAAGAAGAACGATGAGCCTGTTCCATGCAGGGTCGTGGACGTTCTTCCTGTACTCATATATACACAGCTCGCAACTGTAAGATCATATGCCGACCTTCTTGAAAAAGAGACAATGGATCCATATCTTGAGAAATATCATCAATTGAGGATCGATGTTAAGATATTGCGCTATACACTGGAGTTCTTCAAAGAGGTCCTTGGTGATGAGTCTAAGGATGTGATAAAGGATCTGAAAGCCCTTCAGGATAATCTGGGGGACATGCATGATACGGTGGTTGCACTTGAGCTTCTTGAGAATTTCGAGAAATATGGCAGATGGGGTGCAGCAGATAAGAAGCAGATAGCTGCTTCCAACGGACTTCGTGATTACCCGGGTGTAGATGCCTATATCGAGTACAGGAAGCAGGAACTCCAGAACCTCGTGGATGGATTCCCTGAAGTCTGGGCGAGGGTTATCGAGCCTGATCTCAGTGTAAGGCTATCACAGGCAATAGCAGGTATCTATAATTCCTGA
- the ppk1 gene encoding polyphosphate kinase 1, whose protein sequence is MSFISSEVDEYVNREISWLSFNERVLQEAKDPQVPLLERLKFLGIFSSNLDEFFSVRVGTLQRMIDAGVRSKAMVGASPKKVMKDVHSKVLSLRDDFDSTFREITQELEKHNIFIVDETHLDEQQKSFLKTYFQEKVRPRLIPVMLKDIPDFPYLKNQVIYLLIDVRKKWNPQASKFALIEVPADVLPRFIMLPGSDDRKCVIMLDDVIRFGLDDIFSTFDYDSIGAYTIKLTRDAELDIDDDVTKSFFEKVSDSLEERKKGQPVRFVYDREMPYYLLDFALNRLGIQKFENLVPGGKYHNAKDFMGFPHVGPDSFYYEKKHPLAHKDLVTHKSIFNAIRERDILLHYPYQSFDSFIDLLREAAIDPAVSSIKVTLYRVAKNSNVINALINAIKNGKDVTVVIELQARFDERSNIYWTQKLEEAGARIIDGVPGLKVHSKLCHITRTEGDKKVHYSCIGTGNFNESTAKLYCDHMLMTANKELTDEVEKVFEFFAHNYKVYDYKHLIVAPLQMRKAFEKCIDNEIENAKAGKPAYIHVKVNSLVDSKMINKLYEAGKAGVSIKMVVRGICSLVPGVKGLSENIEVISIVDKYLEHSRIFIFCNDGEEKYYISSADWMVRNLDRRVEVATPIYDKALQEELRMYMDLQFMDNTKARIINEQQDNKYKKGGDRSCRAQEDTYTFLKEKLENKDKIQ, encoded by the coding sequence ATGAGTTTTATATCAAGTGAAGTGGATGAATACGTTAACAGGGAGATAAGCTGGCTCTCATTCAATGAGAGGGTCCTTCAGGAAGCGAAGGATCCGCAGGTACCATTACTTGAACGTCTGAAATTCCTTGGTATCTTCTCTTCAAACCTCGATGAGTTCTTTAGTGTGAGGGTTGGTACCCTGCAACGTATGATCGATGCCGGGGTCAGGTCCAAAGCAATGGTCGGTGCCTCACCAAAAAAGGTCATGAAAGATGTGCACAGCAAAGTACTGTCGTTACGTGATGATTTTGACAGCACTTTCAGAGAGATCACACAGGAGCTTGAAAAACATAACATATTCATTGTTGATGAGACACATCTTGATGAGCAGCAGAAGTCATTCCTGAAGACCTACTTCCAGGAAAAGGTGCGTCCACGTCTTATTCCGGTCATGCTCAAGGACATCCCTGATTTCCCCTACCTTAAGAACCAGGTTATCTATCTGCTTATCGATGTACGGAAGAAATGGAATCCTCAGGCATCCAAGTTCGCTCTTATCGAGGTTCCTGCAGATGTCCTTCCGCGTTTTATCATGCTTCCGGGGTCCGATGACAGGAAATGTGTCATCATGCTGGATGATGTGATCCGTTTTGGTCTTGATGATATATTCTCTACCTTTGATTATGATTCCATAGGTGCATATACGATAAAACTGACAAGGGATGCTGAGCTTGATATCGATGATGATGTCACCAAGAGTTTCTTCGAGAAGGTATCAGATAGTCTTGAGGAAAGGAAGAAGGGTCAGCCCGTGCGTTTCGTGTATGACAGGGAGATGCCTTATTATCTTCTTGACTTTGCTTTGAACAGGCTTGGTATACAGAAGTTCGAGAACCTTGTACCGGGTGGTAAATATCACAATGCTAAGGATTTCATGGGCTTCCCACATGTGGGTCCTGATTCTTTCTATTATGAAAAGAAGCATCCTTTAGCTCATAAGGACCTTGTCACCCACAAAAGCATCTTCAATGCCATAAGGGAACGTGACATTCTGCTCCATTACCCATATCAGTCCTTCGATTCATTCATAGATCTGTTGAGAGAGGCAGCTATCGACCCGGCTGTATCCAGTATAAAGGTCACTCTTTACAGAGTTGCTAAGAACTCAAATGTCATCAATGCGCTTATCAATGCTATAAAGAACGGTAAGGATGTCACTGTAGTCATTGAACTTCAGGCAAGGTTCGATGAGAGGTCCAATATATACTGGACCCAGAAACTTGAAGAAGCAGGAGCAAGGATCATCGATGGTGTGCCGGGTCTTAAGGTGCACTCCAAACTCTGCCATATCACCAGGACAGAAGGCGACAAAAAGGTTCACTACTCATGTATTGGTACTGGTAACTTCAACGAATCCACTGCAAAGCTCTATTGTGACCATATGCTCATGACCGCTAACAAAGAGCTGACTGATGAAGTAGAGAAGGTCTTTGAATTCTTCGCTCATAACTACAAGGTCTATGACTATAAGCATCTCATAGTAGCTCCCCTTCAGATGCGTAAGGCATTTGAGAAATGCATCGACAATGAGATCGAGAATGCAAAGGCAGGAAAGCCTGCATATATACATGTGAAGGTCAACAGTCTCGTTGACAGCAAGATGATCAATAAGCTCTATGAGGCTGGTAAAGCAGGTGTCAGTATAAAGATGGTCGTCAGAGGTATATGTTCTCTTGTGCCGGGGGTCAAAGGTCTCAGTGAGAACATAGAGGTCATCAGCATCGTTGACAAATACCTTGAACACTCACGTATATTCATCTTCTGTAACGATGGTGAGGAAAAGTACTACATCTCATCTGCTGACTGGATGGTAAGGAACCTTGACAGGCGTGTGGAAGTTGCCACCCCCATATATGATAAGGCTCTTCAGGAAGAGCTGCGGATGTACATGGAC